From Thermoplasmatales archaeon, the proteins below share one genomic window:
- the asnS gene encoding asparagine--tRNA ligase, with product MISISEAIKPDMIGKTVELRGWVYRIRSSGKLSFIILRDSTSIIQLLASADSLSSEAYRDLSSLTVESSLEVTGTVREDKRAVTGYEVAIKEYRIYQKNEMFPVSKDLGEEFKLDNRHLWLRSREFTAMLKVRSTVFKAFTDFYYNEGYYQVQAPMMVATATEGGSTLFKVPFFGEEVNLTQSSQFYLETFIFSLERVFTIAPSFRAEKSRTWRHLTEYWHAEMEAAWLNNEDMMKIEERMIEYIVKEVLRNNRPELELLKRDIGILENIKVPFERIKYSELIRKAQDFGMNLKYGDDLGADEERGIMNHFQKPVFITDYPISLKAFYHRQNPENPSEILCHDLLAPEGYGEIIGGGERIWNYDELVRRIKESGMNPDDYYWYVDLRKYGSVPHSGFGLGLDRLVMWILHLPDIKEAIPYPRTIRRTKP from the coding sequence ATGATAAGCATATCAGAGGCAATAAAACCAGATATGATCGGAAAAACTGTTGAACTCCGTGGATGGGTGTACAGGATAAGATCAAGCGGGAAATTATCCTTTATAATTCTCAGAGATTCGACAAGTATAATTCAACTACTTGCGAGTGCTGATTCATTGAGTTCAGAGGCATATAGAGATTTATCATCTTTGACTGTTGAGAGCAGCCTTGAAGTCACTGGAACTGTAAGGGAGGATAAACGCGCAGTTACTGGTTATGAGGTAGCGATTAAGGAATATAGAATATATCAAAAGAACGAGATGTTCCCGGTGTCGAAAGACCTCGGAGAGGAATTTAAACTGGATAACCGCCATCTTTGGTTGAGAAGCAGGGAATTTACGGCCATGTTGAAGGTCAGATCTACAGTATTCAAAGCGTTTACTGACTTTTATTACAACGAGGGCTATTATCAGGTTCAGGCGCCCATGATGGTTGCAACTGCTACAGAAGGTGGGTCGACGCTATTCAAGGTTCCATTTTTTGGAGAAGAAGTCAATCTTACTCAGAGCTCACAGTTCTATCTTGAAACGTTTATATTCAGCCTTGAAAGAGTGTTTACTATTGCGCCGAGTTTTCGTGCGGAGAAATCAAGAACCTGGAGACATCTAACCGAATACTGGCATGCCGAGATGGAGGCAGCGTGGCTTAACAACGAGGACATGATGAAAATAGAGGAAAGAATGATAGAGTACATAGTAAAGGAGGTACTTCGGAACAACAGGCCAGAACTAGAGTTATTGAAACGTGATATCGGCATCCTCGAGAACATAAAAGTTCCATTTGAGAGGATCAAATACTCAGAGCTTATAAGGAAGGCCCAGGATTTTGGCATGAACCTGAAGTATGGAGATGACCTTGGAGCCGATGAGGAACGTGGGATAATGAACCACTTCCAAAAACCTGTGTTTATAACCGATTACCCTATTTCACTCAAAGCGTTCTATCACAGACAGAACCCGGAGAACCCTTCCGAGATACTTTGCCACGATCTTCTCGCACCAGAGGGATACGGGGAAATCATTGGCGGCGGAGAAAGAATATGGAATTACGATGAGCTCGTCCGGAGGATAAAGGAAAGCGGAATGAATCCTGACGATTACTACTGGTACGTCGATCTCAGGAAGTACGGAAGCGTTCCGCATTCCGGATTCGGTTTAGGCCTCGACAGGCTAGTTATGTGGATACTGCATCTTCCCGATATAAAGGAAGCAATACCATACCCGAGAACAATAAGAAGGACAAAACCATAG
- a CDS encoding GTPase, which translates to MLSKKGTESDITLSNRKDDNGIFTFLTPSRFPEKVSSLTDSIYPSDIAILNGDNISKDLGEVIVALDLMKKTSGYFITGDSKNIDVLKNITKNTSLSNYNFFSGNPMEFLSEINSVEHRPIFSNTTVIIDHFFKVKSVGVVALGFVLGGKVEKHQELNLSYIDKEVQIKSIQMHDEDVDSADSGSRVGLALKGVEAEELERGMVLSDREFNYVKEFDGKFEPHSSLKQPVDEEFEFFVSDEMRYQRGMFDKGKGSIQTKFLKLNDSFVVSILQRTPRICGRMKVS; encoded by the coding sequence GTGCTCTCTAAAAAAGGCACAGAAAGTGATATAACACTTTCTAATAGGAAAGATGATAACGGCATATTTACGTTCTTAACCCCTTCCAGATTCCCAGAGAAGGTTTCCTCTCTCACAGATTCAATATATCCTTCTGATATTGCTATACTAAACGGAGATAACATTTCAAAAGATCTTGGTGAGGTTATAGTGGCTCTCGATCTTATGAAAAAGACGAGCGGCTATTTCATAACGGGGGATTCCAAGAATATCGACGTACTGAAAAACATAACAAAGAACACTTCGCTCTCAAACTATAATTTTTTTTCTGGAAATCCTATGGAATTCCTATCGGAGATAAACTCTGTAGAACATAGACCAATCTTCAGCAATACCACAGTTATAATAGATCATTTCTTCAAAGTAAAAAGCGTTGGAGTCGTTGCTTTAGGCTTTGTTCTTGGAGGAAAAGTGGAAAAACATCAGGAATTGAACTTGTCATATATAGATAAAGAAGTTCAGATAAAATCGATACAGATGCATGATGAGGATGTTGATTCGGCAGATAGCGGATCAAGAGTTGGGCTAGCGCTTAAGGGCGTGGAAGCTGAAGAACTCGAAAGGGGCATGGTACTTTCGGATCGTGAATTCAATTACGTGAAGGAATTTGACGGCAAGTTCGAGCCACATTCCTCGCTGAAGCAGCCTGTGGACGAGGAATTTGAATTCTTCGTTTCCGACGAAATGCGATACCAGAGAGGAATGTTTGACAAAGGTAAAGGCTCAATACAGACAAAATTCCTCAAACTGAATGACAGTTTTGTCGTCTCAATACTTCAGAGAACTCCTAGGATCTGTGGGCGGATGAAAGTTTCCTGA